The following nucleotide sequence is from Cellvibrio sp. PSBB006.
GATTTTGGGATGTTCATAGTCACACCTTTACAATTGATAAATGTCAGCGGCACTTGTATGCGCCAAAGGTTTAATGCCGTGCTATTTAAAATCGGTAATCTGCCGTTAGCTTGAACCGCATACCTGGTTCGTAGCTCAAAAAAGGAACGTCTTCAAATTCAAATACTTGCGATTTTTTATCATCCAGAATATTTTCAGCGGATAAGGAAAAAGACAGATCATTAAGAAATCTTTTGGTATAAATTAGTTTGAGATCATCAAATGGTTCGGCGTATACGTTACTGACATTTTGACCCACAGCGGGTGTCACCACTGTCAACTCTTCACCTTTACGATTGAACACTAAGGTTAATTCTTGATTGGTATCAATATGGTCGTAACCTATCTGGAGGTTAACGATATAATCCGGCTGCCCTTGCAGCGGACGATTGCGATCATATTCTTTATTGTCTTCTGGCAGATTAACTTCAGACACAATGTCGGTATAGTTAAACTGAACAAATAATCCATGGTCGTCATCTTGCCCAAAAGTAAACTCCCTACGCATATCAACTTCCCAACCACTTACTTCAGCAGACTCAACATTACTGAATGTGTAGTAATCATAATCGTCACCTAAGCTATCAAATACATTTTCGATCGCATCCTTAAGCTCTTTATGGAAAAGAGCAAACGTCACCGACTCTGTATCGGAGGGGTACCACTCCAACCTGAAATCATAATTATCAATATCAGCCGGTCTAAGATCAGGATTTCCGAGATAAGTGGTTAAGTTCTCAATATCACGAAATCGGCGAGGCAAGACTTCAAAAACTTCCGGCCAACTAACCGTCTGTGAATAAGCCGCTCGAAGCTGCCAGGCATCATTAAATAGATACGTCAGTGTTATCGAAGGGAGAACTTTGTCTTCATCCAGTAAATCGAATAAAGGCTCTGGACTATAAGTGTATTGGTCTGCGCTAATATCAAGTGCTTCATAACGAGCACCGATATTGATCCTCATTTTTTCCTTGATGTTTATATCTGCCAGAAAATAATACGCGTCCGAGTTTTGCTCAACAAGGTAGTGAGAACCACGGTCAATGCCAAAATCATCTTCTGGCGCAATTCCTCCCGACGAGATGGTAAAACCATTTTGCGACAATCCACCGACGATATATTCTGGAGAAAGAACGATTGCTGGGTCTGGACTCTCCAACACTTCCTGCGGTAAATTTTCGCCCCCAGTGTAACGCCAGTTATACCTATAACCATTACGCTCACGTTCTAATATATATAAACCGGATTTCAACACGGCAGATATTGGATTGCTTTCGCTAATCGGCAAACTTAAATCCAGACGATACCCGGAGTTTTCTTCTTCCATGTTTTCCCAAAGAGAATAGTTTGTACCGCTTGTCGACGCTTGAAACTCCAAACTGTCATAGTCCCTGTTGCCCACCCAGGAATACATTTTAGCGTCCGGCCGGTCATACTCTGATTGTGCCTGCATAATTCGCCAATCAACGTCCAGATCACCAAAAAAGGCAGAACTTCCCTGATTATCGAATAAATCAAAACGATCCTTACCCCATACCTGATTACTGATTAACTCCTCTTCGATCCAATCAATAAAATCAGATTTGGATCGCTCGATATAATCCCAGGTGTCTGGTGTACCAGCAGGCATACCATCTTCATCTACATTCCTTCTTACAAGATACGAATACCTCGATTCAGCAGAATTTGTGGTGTGCCGCATGAGGATATTATTCAACCCGAATGAATGATCCTCATTCAGCTCCCAAACCATATTTAACATGCCACTTACATC
It contains:
- a CDS encoding TonB-dependent receptor — encoded protein: MLNVKRKLLGSLIGALMVTQANAAAIKLDILVDGKPAENVRVLLDGREVGHLAVKEGIWLENIGSGVHQLEIGLGSETIPVNFSVDETEAAFIAVVSDSNQAKPFTSVQHVALEDVQVEQQVNGKKVATIKTGASPDLATGLIKGMLTSNNKRMPVRNANITIVETGDTVRSDRYGTFELDLMPGVYQLRIEHPDFQSRLLGGVRVLPKLELAVDVDLSANKIDGVENTTINTGPVLEEMLIVATYRPNNPIDFERMSSSVLDSIDFAQSARFDDSMISGAIKRVVGVSLEDDRYAIVRGMKSRYQSTYFDGVILPSTDPGRRDLPLDIFPATIMKGLSLQKTASADVPGNATAGHIDMSTKEVPDEPFFKISYSFGYGDAHTDDAIMVDGGNRDFLGYDDGFRDLPDEAKAMKDFYLISTGDQVSPEQKESLGESFNHYGIYKGEPLGDVSFSLSGGQSWDVGSQKVGVIGAFRYGNKWSNNEKTQYHFNLVTPPSGDGVISDEKEVYLDSGNVTHDTDNVVDVSGMLNMVWELNEDHSFGLNNILMRHTTNSAESRYSYLVRRNVDEDGMPAGTPDTWDYIERSKSDFIDWIEEELISNQVWGKDRFDLFDNQGSSAFFGDLDVDWRIMQAQSEYDRPDAKMYSWVGNRDYDSLEFQASTSGTNYSLWENMEEENSGYRLDLSLPISESNPISAVLKSGLYILERERNGYRYNWRYTGGENLPQEVLESPDPAIVLSPEYIVGGLSQNGFTISSGGIAPEDDFGIDRGSHYLVEQNSDAYYFLADINIKEKMRINIGARYEALDISADQYTYSPEPLFDLLDEDKVLPSITLTYLFNDAWQLRAAYSQTVSWPEVFEVLPRRFRDIENLTTYLGNPDLRPADIDNYDFRLEWYPSDTESVTFALFHKELKDAIENVFDSLGDDYDYYTFSNVESAEVSGWEVDMRREFTFGQDDDHGLFVQFNYTDIVSEVNLPEDNKEYDRNRPLQGQPDYIVNLQIGYDHIDTNQELTLVFNRKGEELTVVTPAVGQNVSNVYAEPFDDLKLIYTKRFLNDLSFSLSAENILDDKKSQVFEFEDVPFLSYEPGMRFKLTADYRF